A stretch of Fundicoccus culcitae DNA encodes these proteins:
- a CDS encoding ISL3 family transposase: MANAHYIAKLLNITDERIEFSDTITHEMKRNVHCKVLEGRLSYPLKACLNCGIINRSTKDMIKYGFDTSTITLTHINFQPILLKLKKQRYRCQHCSTTSTVTTSLVNKGCFISNDIKRTIVMELTQVQSMKLIAQHLFVSRHTVATQLKRVGSSLAAQKRYLPEHLGIDEFKSVNSVTQSMSCILMDTHNHTLVDILPDRTQNALRDYFMRFTYESRQQVKTVTMDMYGPYYHFLQQIFPNAKMIIDRFHLVQLLNRTLNQERIRLMNDIRNRRPRDYRKLKQQWKLILKNRDDLEFTTYQTHRLYDGLVTEKSMVNYLLNLDKRFEQVYHLVNDLKSDIAQHNYKAFERDLYETRKYQLPRKVRTTIQTFIYYLPAIKNSLTYTLSNGIIEGTNNKIKNIKRSGYGYRNFSNLRYRILITQNLIKKDKEIRPLLFKDEISNNKRIA, encoded by the coding sequence TTGGCTAATGCTCATTATATCGCAAAATTACTTAATATTACAGACGAAAGAATTGAATTTTCTGATACAATTACGCACGAAATGAAACGCAATGTCCATTGTAAAGTACTTGAAGGTCGATTATCCTATCCATTAAAAGCGTGTTTAAATTGTGGCATTATCAACCGATCCACAAAGGATATGATTAAATATGGTTTTGATACCTCAACCATTACTTTAACTCATATTAATTTTCAACCGATTCTCCTTAAACTAAAGAAACAGCGCTATCGTTGTCAACATTGCTCAACAACCTCTACCGTGACGACCTCTTTAGTTAATAAAGGCTGCTTTATTTCAAATGATATTAAGCGCACAATCGTCATGGAATTGACCCAAGTACAATCGATGAAATTAATCGCTCAACATCTATTTGTTTCACGACATACGGTAGCGACTCAACTAAAACGCGTTGGGAGTTCATTAGCTGCCCAAAAACGCTATCTACCGGAACATCTAGGGATTGATGAATTCAAATCAGTGAATAGTGTCACTCAGTCCATGAGCTGCATCTTAATGGACACCCACAACCATACCTTAGTCGATATTCTACCTGATCGAACGCAAAACGCCTTACGTGATTACTTTATGCGTTTCACATATGAAAGTCGACAACAAGTCAAAACAGTCACTATGGACATGTATGGGCCATATTATCACTTCTTACAGCAGATTTTCCCAAATGCGAAGATGATTATCGATCGTTTCCACTTAGTTCAATTACTGAATCGCACACTGAATCAAGAACGCATACGGCTGATGAATGATATTAGAAACCGTCGACCAAGAGACTATCGGAAACTTAAACAACAATGGAAACTCATTCTGAAGAATCGAGATGATTTAGAATTCACAACCTATCAAACCCATCGGTTATATGACGGGTTAGTGACTGAAAAAAGTATGGTAAACTATTTACTCAATCTTGATAAACGATTTGAACAAGTTTATCATTTAGTAAACGACCTCAAGTCAGATATAGCACAACACAATTATAAGGCGTTTGAACGTGATTTATATGAAACACGAAAGTATCAATTACCTCGTAAGGTCAGAACAACCATCCAAACCTTCATTTATTATTTACCAGCGATTAAAAACAGTTTAACTTATACGTTATCGAATGGTATCATCGAAGGAACGAACAATAAGATAAAAAATATCAAGCGGAGTGGTTATGGTTATCGTAACTTTTCAAACTTAAGATATCGCATATTAATCACACAAAATCTCATTAAAAAAGATAAAGAAATACGGCCATTATTGTTTAAAGATGAAATAAGTAATAACAAAAGAATCGCTTAA
- the dinB gene encoding DNA polymerase IV: MQYGILQFDDPQPDTSRKILHVDMDAFYASVEIRDQPHLKDKPVVIAKHPNLTNGRGIVTTCNYIARQYGIHSAMSSMEAYKRCPHAVFISGNMKHYQEVSNQIRAIFYQYTDLVEPLSLDEAYLDVTINKKGIKSATIIAQQIQQQILQELNLTCSIGISYNKFIAKIASDYHKPFGLTLVTPEEALMFLERLPIEKFYGVGRKSVPYFHDKGIKTGKDLANKSLEELERDFGKMGHSLFFKVRGIHNSPVRPTNERKSIGKETTFSQFLEFEPQVLEIFDQLTTKVIDKMQSKGLKAHTITIKIRYENFETINRQMQMKIAFDDRVLAYEMVQNLWAIHGHLDYRIRLLGVSVSNFDNPDYELIRLNLES; the protein is encoded by the coding sequence ATGCAATATGGAATTTTACAGTTTGATGATCCACAACCGGATACATCGCGAAAAATATTACACGTTGATATGGACGCTTTCTATGCAAGTGTTGAGATAAGAGATCAGCCTCATTTAAAAGATAAACCTGTAGTCATTGCAAAACATCCTAATCTGACTAATGGGCGGGGGATTGTAACGACATGTAATTATATCGCTCGACAATATGGAATTCATTCAGCCATGTCATCCATGGAAGCATACAAACGCTGTCCACATGCGGTATTTATTTCGGGAAATATGAAACATTATCAAGAAGTGTCTAATCAAATACGAGCTATTTTTTATCAATATACAGATTTAGTAGAACCACTTTCTTTAGATGAGGCATATTTAGATGTAACAATAAATAAAAAAGGAATAAAAAGTGCCACCATTATTGCCCAGCAAATTCAACAACAAATTTTGCAGGAATTAAATTTAACTTGTTCCATTGGAATTTCATATAATAAATTCATTGCTAAAATAGCTTCGGATTACCATAAACCTTTCGGCTTAACCTTAGTCACGCCTGAGGAAGCCTTAATGTTTTTAGAAAGACTGCCCATCGAGAAATTTTATGGTGTGGGTAGGAAATCTGTGCCCTATTTTCATGATAAAGGGATTAAAACAGGTAAAGACTTAGCCAATAAATCACTTGAAGAATTAGAACGTGATTTTGGAAAAATGGGTCATTCGCTATTTTTCAAAGTTAGAGGCATTCATAATTCACCAGTTAGACCTACTAACGAGCGGAAATCAATAGGAAAAGAAACCACTTTTAGTCAATTTTTGGAGTTTGAACCACAAGTTTTAGAGATTTTTGATCAACTTACAACTAAGGTGATTGACAAAATGCAATCTAAAGGCTTGAAAGCCCACACGATAACCATTAAAATAAGATATGAAAACTTTGAGACAATCAATCGTCAAATGCAAATGAAAATTGCATTTGATGATAGGGTGTTAGCTTATGAAATGGTTCAAAACCTTTGGGCTATTCATGGTCACTTAGATTATCGGATACGTTTATTAGGCGTTTCCGTCTCTAATTTTGATAATCCAGACTATGAACTTATTCGTTTAAATTTAGAAAGTTGA
- a CDS encoding DRTGG domain-containing protein, whose translation MTKNEQIIQYIESLPVGEKISVRGIAKQLHMSEGTAYRAIKDAESLGIVSTIERVGTIRIEKKTKYLPEMLTYEEIVRIIDGEVLGGHSGLKKHLNKFIIGAMTEDVMVRYFTPNSLILVGNRSGVQQLALENDLAVLVTGGFDVDDHIIELANAKELPLMVSSYDTFTVAMMINRSMNDQMIKKDILTIKDVYTPIEQTEFLTPTDTVNTFHQISDKTGLSRFPVTYNNRLIGVVTAKDLIGKSENTTIERVMTKNTVTVQLHVSIANVSHRMIWEDIEMIPVVADNLQLLGVVSRQDVMKAMQTVQQQPQTIHTFEDEMALAIEEYPEHLENTYDYRVYIQPQMINNYGTISYGVLCELVTLAAKTKMLSESNTNGIIEKIQLDYFSLIQIGNEVNFRVDIFHQTRRSSLVQVDVFHENSMVAKAIISTQIIDRN comes from the coding sequence TTGACAAAAAACGAGCAAATTATTCAGTATATTGAATCGTTACCGGTTGGAGAGAAAATTTCGGTTCGTGGTATCGCTAAACAGCTTCATATGAGTGAAGGCACGGCTTATCGTGCGATTAAAGACGCTGAGTCTTTGGGGATTGTCTCCACCATCGAGCGGGTTGGTACGATTAGGATTGAGAAGAAAACAAAATATTTACCAGAAATGTTAACCTACGAAGAAATTGTCCGTATTATTGATGGAGAAGTGTTAGGCGGACATAGCGGGCTCAAAAAACATTTAAATAAATTTATTATTGGTGCTATGACGGAAGATGTGATGGTGCGTTACTTCACGCCTAATTCCTTAATACTGGTAGGGAATCGTAGTGGTGTTCAACAATTAGCTTTGGAGAATGATTTGGCTGTCTTAGTGACGGGTGGCTTTGACGTTGATGATCATATAATCGAGTTGGCAAATGCAAAAGAACTTCCCTTAATGGTTTCATCTTATGATACTTTTACAGTCGCTATGATGATTAACCGTTCGATGAACGATCAAATGATTAAAAAAGATATTTTAACGATTAAAGATGTCTATACGCCTATCGAACAAACCGAATTTTTAACGCCAACCGATACGGTCAATACGTTCCATCAAATTTCAGATAAAACGGGCTTATCGCGGTTTCCAGTAACCTATAACAATCGATTAATTGGTGTTGTAACAGCCAAGGATTTAATCGGTAAAAGTGAAAATACCACCATAGAACGTGTTATGACCAAAAACACGGTTACCGTTCAACTTCACGTTAGTATAGCCAATGTGTCACATCGCATGATTTGGGAAGATATTGAAATGATTCCGGTGGTTGCTGATAATTTACAGCTGTTAGGGGTGGTATCCCGCCAAGATGTGATGAAAGCCATGCAAACTGTACAGCAACAACCACAAACCATTCATACCTTTGAGGATGAAATGGCCTTAGCGATTGAAGAATATCCTGAGCATCTTGAGAATACCTATGATTATCGTGTGTATATACAACCGCAAATGATTAATAACTATGGGACCATTTCGTATGGCGTTTTATGTGAATTGGTGACTCTGGCTGCCAAAACCAAAATGTTAAGCGAGTCAAATACGAATGGAATCATTGAAAAGATTCAACTAGATTATTTTTCCTTGATTCAAATAGGCAATGAAGTGAATTTTAGAGTTGATATATTCCATCAGACAAGACGCTCATCGTTAGTTCAAGTAGATGTTTTTCATGAAAATAGTATGGTGGCAAAAGCCATTATATCGACACAAATTATTGATAGAAATTAA
- a CDS encoding DHH family phosphoesterase, with amino-acid sequence MDYIASELVEELYKLVDSSDKIIIHRHVRPDPDAIGSQLGLKKLIQNKYPQKTVLAAGSTTKGLAWLGEMDKVSEDDYQDALVIIVDTANQPRIDGKHYNKGKSLVKIDHHPDVDDFGDLQLIYPQASSVSEIITLISVYLSDRLPMTNAAARLLYAGIVADTGRFKYDATSLYTFRAASFLKEFEFDAFEINDRFELMTLDQAKFHAYVYQHLTITDDQVAYLIITRENLSEFNISEEQTDSVINLASTLEGVLSWVTFVEGDGANTRYRGRLRSKGPAINEIASRHDGGGHPKASGANAYSEAELVEIIAEMGEANRVYLQEKQEEQA; translated from the coding sequence ATGGATTATATAGCGAGTGAATTGGTTGAAGAGTTATACAAATTAGTGGATTCTAGCGATAAAATCATTATCCATCGACATGTAAGACCCGATCCTGATGCCATCGGCTCCCAGCTAGGACTGAAAAAGCTGATTCAAAATAAATATCCTCAAAAAACGGTTTTAGCTGCTGGTTCAACGACTAAAGGCTTAGCTTGGTTAGGTGAGATGGATAAAGTATCTGAAGACGATTATCAAGATGCCTTAGTTATCATTGTTGATACAGCGAATCAACCCCGGATAGACGGTAAACATTATAACAAGGGGAAAAGCTTAGTTAAAATCGATCATCACCCTGACGTTGATGATTTTGGTGATTTGCAACTGATTTACCCACAAGCCAGTTCAGTGAGTGAAATCATTACACTCATTTCTGTCTATTTAAGTGACCGTTTACCGATGACGAATGCAGCCGCTAGATTGTTATATGCTGGTATTGTGGCTGATACAGGTCGCTTTAAATACGATGCAACATCCTTATACACATTTAGAGCTGCCAGCTTCCTAAAGGAGTTTGAATTTGACGCATTTGAAATTAATGACCGCTTTGAATTAATGACACTCGATCAAGCTAAATTCCATGCTTATGTGTATCAACATTTAACCATAACCGACGACCAAGTCGCTTACTTAATCATTACACGGGAGAATTTAAGTGAGTTTAACATCAGTGAGGAACAAACAGACAGTGTAATCAATTTAGCCTCGACACTTGAAGGTGTTTTAAGTTGGGTGACTTTTGTTGAAGGGGATGGAGCTAATACCCGTTACCGCGGTCGTTTACGTTCAAAAGGTCCCGCTATTAATGAGATAGCCAGTCGCCATGATGGCGGTGGACATCCTAAAGCGAGTGGGGCGAATGCATATAGTGAAGCTGAATTAGTGGAAATAATAGCTGAAATGGGCGAAGCTAATAGGGTTTATTTACAAGAAAAACAAGAAGAACAGGCTTAA
- a CDS encoding ZIP family metal transporter — protein sequence MIDWFLNAGPITQAFLAGVFTWLCTVAGSAVVFLVKEIDAKFLAAMQGSAAGVMTAATFWSLLSPAISYAESSDSSLPAWFPAAVGFLAGGAFLRLLDVVVPHIHLAEDHGDTDVKKTKLSRTTMLWLAVTIHNFPEGMAVGVAFAAANLGVEGASITSAIALAIGIGLQNIPEGSALSLPLHAEGRSKSRAFNLGQSSALIEIVGAVLGAAAVIVVRPILPYALAFAAGAMIFVVVEELIPESQSGDNTDVATMGFMVGFVIMMILDVALG from the coding sequence ATGATTGATTGGTTTCTAAATGCGGGACCTATCACGCAAGCGTTTTTGGCAGGGGTATTTACTTGGTTGTGTACGGTAGCAGGCTCTGCTGTGGTGTTTTTAGTCAAAGAAATTGATGCGAAATTTCTTGCGGCTATGCAAGGTTCGGCGGCAGGTGTTATGACGGCTGCAACGTTTTGGTCTTTATTATCACCGGCTATTAGTTATGCAGAGAGTAGCGATAGTTCGCTTCCGGCTTGGTTTCCAGCAGCGGTTGGCTTTTTAGCTGGGGGTGCATTCTTGCGTTTACTTGACGTTGTCGTACCACATATCCATTTGGCAGAAGACCATGGTGATACAGATGTTAAAAAAACAAAGCTTTCAAGAACGACGATGTTATGGTTAGCTGTAACGATTCATAATTTCCCAGAAGGGATGGCGGTCGGTGTTGCTTTTGCCGCTGCAAATCTTGGAGTAGAAGGTGCCTCTATAACCTCAGCTATTGCTTTAGCCATCGGGATTGGTTTACAAAATATCCCTGAAGGATCCGCTTTATCTTTACCTTTACATGCTGAAGGTAGGTCCAAATCAAGAGCATTTAATCTAGGTCAGTCATCAGCTTTAATTGAAATTGTGGGAGCTGTTCTTGGTGCAGCCGCGGTTATTGTCGTTCGTCCTATTTTACCATATGCTTTAGCTTTTGCTGCGGGTGCGATGATATTCGTTGTAGTAGAAGAATTAATTCCTGAATCACAATCAGGTGATAATACTGACGTTGCTACGATGGGATTCATGGTTGGGTTTGTTATCATGATGATTCTAGATGTGGCTTTAGGTTAA
- the zwf gene encoding glucose-6-phosphate dehydrogenase — MENNRLLITLFGSTGDLASRKLYPAIYRLYKYGHISKHFALVGTGRSQWNDEKLRAVVLDSIENEIDEKEHAEEFVSHFYYLIHDVNKKNDYSKLKHLADELDQKYTIEGNRIYYISLAPRLFPIITGNLKDQNVLTTNGFNRLIIEKPFGHDQASARELQDQLEESFEEDQIYRIDHYLGKYIVQNIQALRFNNPVFANIWNNQHIEQIQITLNEEVGVEDRAEYYDTSGVLRDMIQNHMLQLVSLLTMNKPENFNSKEIHQNKIDLLSHIHQYQDGQELKDNTVFGQYGSDDNQTVTAYRDEKGIAEDSMTPTYFAAKLTIDLEQWQGVPIYIRSGKRMANKATNIYVTFKDDTCDWMNHLLIEIAPRQGYQLYINHKNKAYASHLESVPLSYYLNEEEERKLPGDYERLIFECILGKRENFAHYDEVEASWNFIDHIFEVAENIQPPTFPNYVSYSQGPKEADDLLKKDGHHWLSD; from the coding sequence ATGGAAAATAATCGATTATTAATAACTTTATTTGGTTCGACAGGTGATCTAGCCTCGCGTAAATTATATCCTGCCATATACCGCTTATACAAATATGGGCATATTTCAAAACATTTTGCTTTAGTGGGTACGGGACGCAGCCAATGGAACGATGAAAAATTAAGAGCTGTGGTTCTAGATAGCATTGAGAATGAAATTGATGAAAAAGAACATGCAGAAGAATTTGTATCTCACTTTTATTATTTGATTCATGATGTGAATAAAAAAAATGATTACTCGAAACTAAAACATTTAGCGGATGAATTAGATCAAAAATATACGATTGAAGGCAATCGGATTTACTATATCTCATTAGCACCGCGTCTGTTTCCAATTATTACAGGTAATTTAAAAGATCAAAATGTGTTAACCACCAATGGGTTTAACCGTTTAATTATTGAAAAACCTTTTGGGCATGATCAAGCTTCAGCCAGAGAACTCCAAGATCAATTGGAGGAATCCTTTGAGGAAGATCAAATTTACCGAATTGATCATTATTTAGGTAAATATATCGTTCAAAATATTCAAGCCTTACGGTTTAATAATCCTGTGTTTGCCAACATTTGGAATAATCAACACATTGAACAAATCCAAATCACCTTAAATGAAGAAGTCGGGGTTGAAGATCGGGCAGAATATTATGATACCAGTGGTGTTTTAAGAGATATGATTCAAAATCATATGCTGCAACTTGTATCCCTCTTAACGATGAACAAGCCAGAGAACTTCAATTCAAAGGAAATTCATCAAAACAAAATTGATTTGTTATCCCATATACATCAGTATCAAGATGGCCAAGAGCTAAAAGACAATACGGTTTTTGGTCAATATGGTTCGGATGATAATCAAACCGTAACGGCTTACCGTGATGAAAAGGGAATTGCTGAAGATTCAATGACACCAACCTATTTTGCCGCCAAATTAACCATAGACTTAGAACAGTGGCAAGGTGTCCCTATTTATATTCGCTCAGGTAAACGAATGGCAAACAAAGCGACCAATATTTATGTGACATTTAAAGATGATACGTGTGATTGGATGAATCATTTACTCATCGAAATTGCCCCTCGTCAAGGCTATCAATTATATATTAATCATAAAAACAAAGCATATGCTAGCCACTTGGAGTCTGTTCCCCTCTCATACTATCTCAATGAAGAGGAAGAAAGAAAATTACCCGGAGACTATGAACGCTTAATTTTCGAATGTATTTTAGGTAAACGTGAAAATTTTGCTCATTACGATGAAGTTGAAGCCTCATGGAACTTTATCGATCATATTTTTGAAGTAGCTGAAAATATCCAACCACCGACTTTCCCAAATTATGTGTCTTACTCTCAAGGACCTAAGGAAGCCGATGATTTACTTAAAAAAGATGGACATCATTGGTTGAGTGACTAA